From a region of the Tachypleus tridentatus isolate NWPU-2018 chromosome 1, ASM421037v1, whole genome shotgun sequence genome:
- the LOC143228723 gene encoding uncharacterized protein LOC143228723 isoform X2, translating into MGQKKSKQKADNKEEATGGESVAKENNETKPETTNQAGEIEEGKEKKEEQAGETTKETSTDEKPSEVASTEQKTEEKEHTSDESQKETETQEQEDGDQKCIQEPTKPVQSVTPENIDEEMKQTEDKSGGDNNAQVPSPEAASSEDIASPVTNSQEKVAESIKSSEIQSAEGTNDGTLVEESETKLTEGQSSPASETVYPATFIWDGEGKEVGVSGSFNNWGDPWSLSESDGKFSLTKSLAAGQYHYKFYVDGNQTVNSNQPIVQLDHHGEVNVMTVESTRSDE; encoded by the exons gaaaataatgaaaccaaacccgaAACTACAAACCAAGCAGGTGAAATTGAAGAGGGAAAGGAAAAGAAGGAAGAACAGGCTGGTGAAACAACAAAGGAGACATCTACAGATGAGAAGCCTAGTGAAGTAGCTTCCACTGAGCAGAAAACTGAAGAGAAAGAACACACTTCAGATGAATCACAGAAAGAAACTGAAACCCAAGAACAAGAAGATGGAGATCAGAAATGCATACAAGAGCCTACCAAACCAGTCCAATCAGTGACACCTGAGAATATAGAcgaagaaatgaaacaaacagaAGATAAAAGTGGGGGAGACAACAACGCCCAAGTGCCTTCTCCTGAGGCTGCCTCTAGTGAGGACATTGCATCTCCAGTGACTAATTCACAAGAGAAAGTTGCAGAATCTATTAAATCTAGTGAAATCCAAAGTGCTGAAGGGACCAATGATGGAACTCTTGTGGAAGAAAGTGAAACAAAACTGACTGAAGGCCAG aGTTCACCAGCAAGTGAAACTGTTTATCCAGCAACTTTCATTTGGGATGGAGAAGGAAAAGAAGTGGGAGTTTCTGGAAGTTTCAATAACTGGGGAGATCCTTGGAGTCTTTCAGAAAG tGATGGCAAATTTTCACTCACAAAGTCACTAGCAGCTGGTCAGTACCACTACAAGTTTTATGTTGATGGAAATCAAACAGTCAATAGTAATCAG CCTATCGTTCAGTTAGATCATCATGGAGAAGTTAACGTAATGACTGTTGAGTCGACCAGAAGTGATGAGTGA
- the LOC143228723 gene encoding uncharacterized protein LOC143228723 isoform X1 codes for MGQKKSKQKADNKEEATGGESVAKENNETKPETTNQAGEIEEGKEKKEEQAGETTKETSTDEKPSEVASTEQKTEEKEHTSDESQKETETQEQEDGDQKCIQEPTKPVQSVTPENIDEEMKQTEDKSGGDNNAQVPSPEAASSEDIASPVTNSQEKVAESIKSSEIQSAEGTNDGTLVEESETKLTEGQSSPASETVYPATFIWDGEGKEVGVSGSFNNWGDPWSLSESDGKFSLTKSLAAGQYHYKFYVDGNQTVNSNQVEGKTAAFSVSNYSVLAANNKIICSILFL; via the exons gaaaataatgaaaccaaacccgaAACTACAAACCAAGCAGGTGAAATTGAAGAGGGAAAGGAAAAGAAGGAAGAACAGGCTGGTGAAACAACAAAGGAGACATCTACAGATGAGAAGCCTAGTGAAGTAGCTTCCACTGAGCAGAAAACTGAAGAGAAAGAACACACTTCAGATGAATCACAGAAAGAAACTGAAACCCAAGAACAAGAAGATGGAGATCAGAAATGCATACAAGAGCCTACCAAACCAGTCCAATCAGTGACACCTGAGAATATAGAcgaagaaatgaaacaaacagaAGATAAAAGTGGGGGAGACAACAACGCCCAAGTGCCTTCTCCTGAGGCTGCCTCTAGTGAGGACATTGCATCTCCAGTGACTAATTCACAAGAGAAAGTTGCAGAATCTATTAAATCTAGTGAAATCCAAAGTGCTGAAGGGACCAATGATGGAACTCTTGTGGAAGAAAGTGAAACAAAACTGACTGAAGGCCAG aGTTCACCAGCAAGTGAAACTGTTTATCCAGCAACTTTCATTTGGGATGGAGAAGGAAAAGAAGTGGGAGTTTCTGGAAGTTTCAATAACTGGGGAGATCCTTGGAGTCTTTCAGAAAG tGATGGCAAATTTTCACTCACAAAGTCACTAGCAGCTGGTCAGTACCACTACAAGTTTTATGTTGATGGAAATCAAACAGTCAATAGTAATCAG GTTGAAGGTAAAACAGCAGCCTTTTCAGTTTCAAATTACTCGGTTCTTGCtgcaaacaataaaattatatgtagtattttgtttttgtaa